GAGTAACGCGATCGCATCAGAGAATTGTTCTTTGGCGGCGTAACGTTCAAACAGCAGTCTCTGGAGTTCGATCTGCTCGCTCTCTGAGCGGACTTGTTGTTTGAGTTGCTCGACGAGGTCATCATGTTTCTGGAAATCAGATCGGATCAGGGAAGAGAGACAGTTGATGGTCAGTTTTTGAAGTTGATTTCGATATTGAGCCGGCAGTTGCTTTTGATCAATTTGTTGTAATTTCAGAAGCGCTTCCGGGTAAGAGTGGCTCATCATCAACATTTCAGACTCTTTTAAGAGTGCCAGTGGGGCTTGCGTCTTTTGCTGTTTGATGCTTGCGATTTTTGCTTCGAATGACTGTTTTTGTTCATAGCTGACCAGGCCTGTTGCACTCAGTGAGAGAAATTGTCCATTTTGAATGATCAGGTTGCCCAGAGGCTGGTCATGAGTTTCGTTGAAAAGTTTATTGATGACCTTTCCGGATTTGACATCCAAAGTCCAGATTTGCCCACTTTGTAGCGGAATGTGTAGGCGCTGGTCTGCAATCACAGCCTGTCCGGATGGGGCGCCTGCTGATGCTTGAAATGCAGTGTTCCACTCTGTCTTACCGGTCTTCAATGAAATCGCAGTCGCACTATTGGTTCCCACCAGCAGAATTCGATCATCCACTACACCTGCCAGATACAATGACGTTTCTTTGGCTCGTTTTGCCCAGCAGGGGGATCCGGTGATCAAATCCAGACAAACCAGAGTTTCACTGTCCGGGGGAGTGTAAACGACTTTGTTTCCGGAAATGACGGGGGCGGAAGGGCACCAGCGTTGATTGAGCTCTTCAATCGAAGTTTGCCGGATGCGATTGAAACGCTGGTTTGAGCTATTAGAGCCGTCGGTGACATATTGGGTTGACCAGAGGACCGAGTGATTCAGTCGGTCAATGGCTGTCACTAATCCAATTGTGGTAGGGCAGACGATGACACCCTGATCGATGGCAACAGGGGCAATCCACCAGCGTCTTACCATATCCTGCGCGATATCCTGGTCAGGATTGCCGATCTGTTGTGACCAGAGTTCTTCTCCGGTTTGGGGATTCAGGGCATACAGGCGAATCTCCCGGTCCCGTTCCCCAACGATATATAATTCGTTGTCTGACGGAGTCGGTGCACCCATGAAAAAAGTGCCCGCCAGAGGCAGGTCAAAAGGTTCATCAAATTGGGTACCGCCAATTTTCCATTTTTGTTGCCCTGTTTGCAGGTCATAAGCAACAATTTGGTTGGATGACCAGGAATCGGCGACGTCCTCACCCCTTCTCAGGTTGCGACGAAATCGATTCAGGTTCCTGGATAAACTGGTGCCCCCGAGATTGAGCCGCATGTTTTCCAGAACATAGAGTTGCCGCCCATCACAGCTTTGGCTGCCCCAGTTTGCATTTCGATAAATCAGGCTTGTTAAGGCATGTTTATCGGGGTTGGTCCCATTATAAACGGGGAAGGATTGGTCTTCCGGGGTCGGATCAAATAGCCCCCGTGCCTGTGGGGTATTGAGGCCTTTTAGCTGTGCTGCGATAAAAGATTCTTCGGGTGAGTGTTCCAGAGTCGATTCCCAGAGCGGAGCCCCCGTCAGTGCATCCAGAACCTGAATGCCTTTGAGTGTCCGGAACACAATTTTCCCCTGTGTTGCTAAAGGGGGGAGTGCAGGAATCGTTGCACGACCGGAACTGGCGAGATCTTCCTGGATCAGTTTCAATTGTGACTGGATCGAAAGATTTGAGGTCAGCGGGTATGACCAGCGGGGAATCAGTAATGGATCGGCATGTTTCGCCCGCGCAGCGTGGCTGGGAGAGCCAAACAGCATGGGCCACTCATCCAGCAGTAGATTCGCAGTCAAATTCAGGTCCTGTTGCTGACTGAGCCAAGACTTGGGTGCTTCCACAGAGCCGCCGATACTGATCGGTTTTTCTCCCAGTGAAGCGTCTCGTGCAGAATGAAATAATTCTGCGATGAGCGATTCTTTCCCAGTCTGTTTGAAGATAAAAGCGGCTTTTGTTTTCCACTGCGAGGTTTCCGTAATGGATGTGTTTGAATTCAGCAGGCGTTGCAGATATTGTTCGGCTAAGCCAAATTCGCCTCGTTCCAGATGGTAGGACATCAGGAAATTCATGGCCTGCATTCCGGCCTGCGTGCCTGAGAATCGGGTTGCGATTTCGGCATAGTTTTCCGGTGGGGAGTGATTTTCCCGCGCATCGTTCAATAGTTTTTCGGCGAGTGCTTCATACTGACGGTTGAATTGTTCTCGTTGTTCGACCGGCAGGAGTTCCAGTAGTTGGTAGATCAATTCACGATCAGTGATGAGTGCGCGTTCGCCGGAGACATGGATTGGCAGGTTCAGACTGTTTTCCAGCATTAATTGCAATTTATCGCGTGCGGCGTTCCACTGTTGATCAGCAATTAATTTCCGTACGGTTTTGAAGCGGCGTTCCTGTTCCAGGTCTTGGGGAAAGCGGTAATAGCCAGGATTTTTTTTGGTGACAGGTATCTTAGCCGGTTGCCCTGGCGCTGGTTTGGGGCCGCCAAACCAGCCCTGGATGATTTTCTTCAGCGGGTTCAATGGGTTTTGGGGCTGAGCCTGTTGTTGTGCATTGGGTTGAAAAGGGTCTTTTTTTTCTTTCTCGTCCGCTTGCAGATTGATGGTAGAGGGCATCATCAGGCAGGTTATGACGATGAGGACGATAGTCCGGTTTAGAATGATTGAATGCATCAACTCAGCCTTCTGGTCGCCTGATAAGTAAAATGGAATCAGAGCTTCTTCTCTCGCTTTCAGCAAGGGGTGATTAAGAGATCGGTCCCCCCGGATGTTTGCGAAAACTCTTTATTCTATTCTACAGCCAGTTTTCTTTGAGCCAATACGGAATCTGTTGGATTCTGCCACTCTTTATTTTTGCTGTGATATTGTCAGGAATAGCCTGGTAGAGTTGAAAGGAGTTGTGTTCTTATGTATCGTTACCTGTGGCCTGTTAGAAGTGAAACCGGGCAGAGCAGTGAGCTTCTGGCAGGAGAAATCAAAAAAAACAGTCAGTCTTGCGACTTTCAACCAAGTTAGGGGGGGGAATCGGTTGCAGATTTGCTTGCGGGAAGTTATTTTTGCACGCTTCAACTATTGCATGCTAGCCGAGTACCAGCCGGAATTCCGGGTGGAGTCGCTTCAGTTGTCCCTGCAGAATGTGTCTTGCCAGAGACGAATCGCAAAGATTTGTCCTGATGGTTATGGAAAATGAGCACAATAGATGTAGGGGCGTTATGTTGGATTTCAGCCGTTTCAATTACATAGTGTCTAGTTATAGATTCAAAAGTCTTTAATGGAAGAGTGGATCAAGGCCTGGTGCCAGATCACTATTCGAGGAATGTTGGGAAATGTCAGACGATTTTGTATTGCCGAAAATCAGCGCTTTCAAACGGGATAAACTAGGTTCGATCGAAAGCCGCCGCATCCGTCGGGCTGGTCGGGTACCCGCTGTGGTATATGGCCATGAGCAGGAACCGGCTCATGTGAGTGTGGAAGATCACGATCTCCAGAATCTGATCAAGAACCGTGAACGCGTTTTCGAAATTGACGTGGATGGTCAGGTTGAAGAAACAATGCTGCGGGATCTGCAGTGGGATACTTTCGGAACTCAGGTCCTGCATGTGGATCTGATCCGGATTAATGCTTCTGAACGTGTGACAGTCGAAGTGCCTGTCAGATTGCGTGGAACCTCTCCCGGTGTCGTATCGGGTGGAATTCTGGAGCAGCCTCTGCATACTCTTGAACTTGACTGTCTGGCTCACAATATTCCTGATGATCTACCCGTGCGTATCAATGCATTGGAAATTGGCGACGCGATTCATGTCAGTGATGTTGAAGTCCCTCGCGGCTCCAAGATCCATAATGAGGGAGATCAGGTCGTTGTGCATGTTCTTGCTCCTAAGGGAGAAGAAGAGGAAGCAGCTGAAGAAGCAGCAGCAGAAGCTCCTGAGGCAGCAGCAGAGTAGTCATTCTCAGAGTGAACAATATAGATTAAGTGTTTGATGGCCTGACGGGTGGTGCTGTGAAAGTGGTCGTAGGACTGGGAAATCCCGGTAAACAATACGAACGAACGCGGCACAATGTTGGGTTTGACGTTTTGTCTCAGTTGGCAGAGTGGCACAGTGTGTCCGGGTGGAAAAGCCAGTTTGAGGCGGAAGTCGGTGAGTTTTCCTTTGCGGGGGAAAAAGTGTTACTGGTTGCTCCGCAAACGTTTATGAATTTAAGCGGTCGCAGTGTTGCGGCATTAGTGAAATTTTTCAAATTGCCTTCCACTGATGTGGTGGTAGTTTGTGATGATATGAATTTGCCTGTCGGGCGTCTCCGCATGCGGGGATCTGGTTCGGCCGGCGGTCAAAAAGGATTGCAGGACATTATCCAGAAGTTGGGTACGCAGGATGTGCCCCGTTTGAGAATCGGTGTGGGACGACCTCCTGCCGGATTTCCAGCAGCGGATTATGTTTTAGGGCGTTTTCGGTCTAAAAAAGATCTGGAACTGATCCCCCAGGCAGTGGAAGCAGCTGCGAAAGGGGTGGAGTGCTGGGTTCAAAGTGGTCTCGAAATTGCCATGAATCAGGTGAATGCACCTGAAGGATGATATCCCGGTTTGATTGAAAACCGGCAATGATAAACTGAAAACAATGGGAATCTGATTGTCATCTGGCCAACAGAGGGCCAAATTATTCCGGGAGAAAAGTCTTGTCTGTAGCAGAGAAAAAAGCGGTTATGGTAAATTACGAAGGCATGTTTCTGTTGGACAGTGGTAAGTTTGCCGCTGACCATGAAGGGACAATTGCTCATTTAATGGAAATTCTGGAAAAAGCAGGTGCTGAGATTGTGGCGCACCGTCCCTGGCAGGACGGCAAGCTTGCCTATGAGATTGAAGGCCATATGAAAGGTCTGCATTATCTGGTCTACTTCACAATGCCTGGAAGCGGGATGGAAGTGATCACCCGATCTTGCCATCTGAGTGATATTGTCATTCGTCAGTTGGTTATCAAGCAGCCTCAAACTTTGTTTGATGCAATGGTTACCGCAATCGATCCTTCTTCGGCTCCTGAAGCAGTAGAAGAGTCTGACAACAGCGAAACTGCGGAAGTAGATGCAGATTATGATGCCATTGATGATGATGACGAAGACTAAGTCTTTGTTGTCCTCTTGGTTGGATCTGACTCAGATCTTCCGGGACGTTCGAACGCAAACCATTCATTTTCAGGGAGGCCGATGATGGCCAGTTTCAATAAAGTCATTCTGGTAGGTAACTTAACACGTGACCCACAGGTGCGTTATACACCCGGGGGAAGTGCTGTTGCTGAGATTGGGCTCGCCGTGAATCGGAGTTGGTTTGACAAGAATTCTAATTCACGCAAGGAAGAAACCACATTTGTGGACGTGACTTTATGGGGGCGAACAGCAGAAGTTGCCAGCGAATATCTTACCAAAGGGCGTTCGGTTCTGATTGAAGGTCGGTTGCAGCTGGATCAGTGGGATGACAAGGAGTCAGGTCAAAAGCGGAGCAAGCTCAAAGTCGTTGGCGAAAATATGACCATGCTGGGAGGTCGAGGCGAGTCTGGCGGTGGTGGTGGAGCTCCTTCAGGTGGAGGAGGTTATGCCTCTCGAGGAAATGCACCTTCACAAGGTGGGGCTTCCAGTGCTGCGGATTCATTTTATGATAACGCACCCGGCGGAGGAGTGCCTGATGATGATGTGCCTTTCTAGCAGAGCTACATTTTCAAACCGCTTGTGAGAAAAAGTAACAGTTTTAATTGAAACGATTGTATAAAACAGAAAATTACGGAAGTGATTGATAATGGTTCGCAAACAACGTAACACCTCAGTCGTCGGTAGTTCCAAGTCGTCTATCGAGGTTTTGCTGGCAGAAAAAGTTGATAGTCTGGGTGATCAGGGCGATATTGTTCGAGTAAAGCCCGGATATGCTCGTAATTTTTTATTGCCCTATGGTCTGGCTACCATTGCCACAGAGCACAACAAGTGGATGGTGGTTCAACACCAGAAGCGAATGGCAGAGCTCGAGAAAGACCGTCTGAAGTCCTTGAAAGGACTGGCTGACAAACTCAGCAAGCACAGCGTGACGATGGAAGCTAACGCCAATGAAGATGGCCATCTTTATGGGTCGATCGTTGCCGTTGATATCAGCAAATCACTCAAAGAAGGTGGTTTTGAGATTCCTGCTGACAGCATTCGGCTGGAAGGTCCACTCAAAGAATTGGGAATGTATACTGTTAAACTTCAGTTGCATGACAAGGTAAAGACCGAAGTCAAAGTCTGGGTCGTTCCCACTGCTGAAAAAAGCTAAGCCCGTTTGGCAAACATTTTTTGCCAGTCAGAGCTTCCCGTATAAGAGAGAGGTCCGGTATATTGCCGGACCTCTTTTAGTTTTATATGATTGAGTCTGCTGAGCGAATATTGAATTTCGGTTGCCTGAGTCTTTACGCAATCGTTCTGCATCAGCGATCTCATTTCTAACGTCTACAGAGCCAGGGGATGGTCATGTCAGTTGCCGGGAAAGGAAATTTTCGCCGCCCAAAACAGGAATCCGTGGAGGAATTGTTTGGGAAAGTTCCCCCACAGAATCTGGACGCGGAGAAAGCAGTCTTAGGCAGTATCCTCCTGGATAATATCGTGATTGATGATCTGGTTCAGATTGTCAAAGCCAATCATTTTTACAGCGACAAGAACGCGCGCATTTTTTCAGCGATTCTCAGGCTACATGATGCCGGTGTTCGCGGAATTGACGCGGTGACGATTGCCGAAGAGCTCGATTCCAAAGGGGAGTTGGCTGAAGCGGGCGATGTGCTGTATCTGCATGAAATTCTGGAGAGTGTCCCCCACGCGGCACACGCAGAATATTATGCCAAAATTGTCCGAGATAAATCGGTTCAACGCACACTCATTCATTCCTGTACCGAAATCATCCGGGAAAGTTATGCCCCCCAGGGCGATACCCTGGATGTTTTGAACAAGGCCGAGCAGAGCATCTTCAGCATTCTGGAACAGCAGGGTGAAGGGGACAAGATCGAGATCAAAGACATTCTGATGGATGCCTTTGATCGGATTCATGAACGCTCGCAAATGGATGGAATGCTCACTGGTTTGACGACTGGATTTATTGATCTGGATACGCAGATCAATGGATTTCAGCCATCGGAATTGATCATCCTGGCGGCACGTCCAAGTATGGGAAAGACGGCGTTGGTCTGTAACTTTGCGGAAGCTGCCGCAGACGACGGCGGTACGGCAACCATCATCTTCAGTCTTGAACAGTCCAAACTCGAACTGGCGGAACGTTTGCTGTGTATTCGCTCGGGAGTCAATGGTCATTCTTTGCGGGCTGGGGATCTGGAAGACGACGAACGTCATCGCCTGATGGAGGCTTCTTCCGAGATTAGTGAAATGCCTTTGTTTATTGACGATAAACCGGGGCGCACCATTCAGGAAATCAGTGCGATTTGCCGTCGATTAAAACGGCTGAGCAATCTGGGATTGATTATCATCGACTATCTACAGTTGATCGAACCTGAAGACAAGACGATGCCGCGTGAACAACAGATTGCACAGATCACCCGTCGTCTGAAAGGTTTGTGTAAGGAACTGAACGTGCCGATTATCGCGTTGGCGCAGTTGAACCGCGGCGTAGAGTTGCGTGAAGACAAACGACCGCGTCTGGCTGACCTGCGAGAAAGTGGAGCCATCGAACAGGACGCCGACTTGATTATGTTCCTGCACCGTCCCGATAAATATGACCCTGAAGACAGTCCGGGGCTGGCGGAAGTCGTTGTCGCGAAGCACCGTAGTGGTCCAACCGGGATTATTAATCTGACCTGGAAGGCTTCTTCAATGCGGTTTGCCAACTATGCCAACATGGACGTTCCCGAAGGGGGCTACATGGGTGACGGCGGCGGTTTTGGTTAAGCTTGAATGTTCTACTGCGAACTGATTTGACTCTCAACCGCCGAGTAATTGATGTGCTTCGTGGATCGAATCTCTCAGGCTTTCTCCCAGTGTTTCGATGTCTGATTCGCTCAGATTTAAAATGCTGAGGATCTCCGGAGCAATAGATTCTGATTCCACGGTGCGCGTATAGCCTTCATGGATCTGGGCGGCGAGGATGTCGGCGACATGGACGATCGCGGGCAAGTTACGGTCCGTTTGCGGAAGCTGCATCGGGTGATGGTGGTAGCGTGCGACATGTTCAAACTGCGGCGGGAACTTCCATTCTCTGCAGATGAAAGCGCCGAAAAGTTCATGTGTTGCCCCGAGTACCTGTTCTTCAGCCTGGCGAAATGTGGTGTTTTGTTCGTGACTCACAATGCCAATGATTTCTACGAATTCCTGATGGTTTGCCTGCATCTCGACCATAATGCCAATGTCGTGAATCAGGCCCGCCAGAAAGACCTCGTCAGGTTCGCCGATTTCACTTCTGACGGAGATTTCTCGTGCGCAGATTGCGACTGCGACTGAATGTGTCCAGAGATCACAAGGATCAAAATCGGTGCCGATGCGGTTCGATTTGAAGACCTTATTCAAGCTGGTGGCGATGGCAATGTTCTTGATCGCATTCAGACCTAACCGAACGATGGCACGATCGATGGAACCAATCTGTTGCGGGAAACCGTAGTATGAGGAATTCACAACTTTGAGAATACAAGCACTCAGTGCGGGATCGTTGACAATGACTTTCCTGAGATCGTCGGTCGTTGATTCCGGATCAGCGACGAGATTCATAATTTGATGGGCGACCGCAGGCAGGGTTGCGATATTTTTAATTTTATGAAAGGACGATTCCACGATAAAGGGAAACTCGTCTGTGTTGTCAATCTTTGGTTCTGTCCTAATCATTTCACCTGTCCTGATCTACGTCTGTTTTTTACTGGTATTTAGAGTGTTATGTTGTTGCTGTCTGCATTTCCGATGAATTTTGAGTCCAATCGATCTGGGAGCCGAACAGGGACTGGATTTCTTCGGTCGTGCATGGCTCTGAGAATAAGTAGCCTTGTCCATATTCGCAGCCGAGGGCCTGTAAGAGGATCAACTGTTCGCTGTCGGTGATTCCTTCCGCTACGACTTGTAATTCCAGGTTATCTGCGAGAGTCAGAATGGCCTGGAGCAAGGCTGCGTAGTCGCGAACATGTTTGGCATTCATCACAAAGGAACGGTCGATTTTTAGTACATCGAGTGGGAATTCATGCAGGCAAGACAAAGACGAATGACCGGTACCGAAGTCATCCATGTCGATCTTGATTCCTGATTTCCGAAGTTTTTTCAAAATGGGGATAAATGTTTTTTGGTCCTCCATGATCAGACTCTCGGTCACTTCCAGGTGCAGGTGTTCCGGGGGGATTGCATGTTTCTGGATGACCTGTTCGACGAGTTTTGCCAGGTTGGGGTCCAGCAATTGTCTGCGCGAGACATTGACATGCAGAAATCCTGGTGCATCGTCGCCAAATGTCTGTCTCCATTCTGCGAATTGCTGGCATGCTGCATCCAGGCACCATTGTCCGATAGCACCGATCAGGCCGGTTTCTTCTGCGACAGGAATGAAATCATCAGGACTGATCAGTCCGCGATCCGGATGCGTCCAACGGACTAATGCCTCGAGCCCTTCCAGTTTTCCTGATTCCAGTGAGACAATGGGTTGATAGAACAGGGAGAATTCGTTTTGTGAAATCGCTGTCCGCAGATCACCTTCGAGTTGCAGTCGATATTGCGCTTTTTCTCGCATGGTCTGATCAAAGATCAGATAGCTACCATGCCCGGCTGCTTTTGCCTTGTACATCGCCAGGTCGGCATCGCGGAGCATATCACTGGCAGATTGATATTGAAATTCACTGGTGACTACGCCGATACTTGCCGTCGAGTAAACCGTATGTGCTCCCAATTGATAGCTTTGGGAAAAAACATCGAGTAGACGTTCTGCTACGACAGTGGCATCGTCCAGGTTAGTGAGCCTGTTGAGCAGCACGACGAATTCATCGCCCCCCAGTCGGGCAGGTTTGATTTGATCAGTGCCCCGCAGGGTTGTGCGTAATCGTTGGGCGATTTCCTTTAAGAGTTCATCTCCCATGTCATGTCCGAGACTGTCGTTGATTAATTTGAAGCGATCGAAATCGAGGAATAGCAGTGCAAAATGATGGTTTGGGCCGCGGTCTATCGCAGTCTGAATGGAATCCAGAATCGATGCCCGGTTCGGCAGCCCGGTCAGGGAATCGTTATAGGCTTGTGTGTGGAGTTGCCCCATCAGTCTTTTGCGATCGCTGATTTCAATTCGCAGTGTGAAGTAGCTGACTGTCTTATCATGTTCATCCAGCATGGGAACAATCGTGGTATCGACCCAGTAGAGTGATCCATCTTTCGCACGGTTGCAGATCTCGCCCCGCCAGATTTTGTTTTGTTCGACCGTGGCGTATAGTTCCTCGAAAAACTCGTCCGGGTGATGATCGGAGAGGACGATGTTATGGTTCTGCCCCACAAGTTCGTCGTGGGAATAGCCTGAGACTTTGCAGAAGTTGTCATTCGCTTCCAGAATTGTGCCGTCCACGCCGATCATTGCGACAATGCCTGCCGCGTCAACCGCTTTGCGAAACGCCGCCAGTTCACGGTTTGTGGTTCCGACGGTCTGCTGTAGTTCGCTGATTTTCAGCTCGGCTTTCCTGGCCAGGTCCCATTTTTCCGTGAGGGAAGAGGCAAGCTGTCTGACCTCCACGTTGTCAAATGGTTTTTTCAGGATCAGCCAGCGGTCCATGCAGCCGAGCCGTTGTGACATTTCGGTCCAGTTATAGTCGTTGTAAGCCGTGCAGATCACAATCAGCAGATCAGGATCCACTTCCCAGAGACGCCCGACGGTTTCAATGCCATCCCAGCCGGGAGGCATGCGAATGTCGACAAATGCCATCGCATAGGGTTGGTCGTCCTGAATTGACTGGCGGACCTTTTCCAGGCCTGCCTGTCCTTGTGAAGCGGTATCGACATCGAATGCAAGTTCATCGGACGTCGCTGCCTGCTCGCCAAAAAAGGCGGCATAGGAGTCGCTGGTTGAGTTTGGCTTTACGCTGCCTGCCAGGATTTTCTTGAAGTCATCATGAATGGCTTCGTTGTCATCAATGACAAGGATGCGTCGATTGCGTGTTTCATTTATTTCGTGCATAGCATAGTCCCTGCCTTCTGGTACGGTATTTCCAGTGTAAAAGTGGCGCCTGTTCCAGGGCCATCACTGGAAGCGGTCAGGCTCCCGCCCAGTTCTCTTGCCGCCAGGATTGCACTATGGAGACCGAAACCGTGGCCTTCTTTACGAGTTGTGAATCCGTGGGAGAAGATTTTTGTCAGGTTTTCAGCAGTGATTCCCATGCCGTTATCCTGTACTTCGATCACGACCCGATCTTGTGCCTTGTGTTTCAAGCGAACCGTTAATAAGTGTTTTTTATTTCCGCTTTCCATACAGGCGTATTTCGCGTTGCTGATCAGATTCACAATGATTTGTAGTAAAAGTTGTTTGTCAGAAACTACTGGTTCAATATCGTCGAATTTTCGCACGATTTTGACTGAATGCCGCTCCATTGAAGCAGTGTTAATGTTGATTGCGTCTTCCAGTAATTCGACCAGCGAAAATTCTTCGAGAACTCCGGCAGTACCATTCGCGTTCTTTTGCTGGGATGCTACGACGGCTTTGATGTGATCGATGTTTCTGATCAGAGAGTGGACTTCTTCAAGAATCGACTCTTCCTCGCTTGATATCTGTTGGCTAACGTCGATCAGAAACCGCGGTAGGTGTTTTCCTCGGTCATCATTGGTCACAAAGTCGCCGATGTCGTCCAGGTGTTGTTGCATGACGTCGATGGCTTTGGTCAGATTATGGGCACTGGATTTGAGGACATTGTCCTGGATCAGGCCTGCAGAAACATTGACGCTGTTGAGTACGTTTCCAACGTTGTGTAAAACACTTGTGGCAATTTCGGCCTTACCTGCCTGGTGTGCCGTTTCGATGAGTTGTTTTGAGACATTTCTGAGAGATGAAATGTAGATGTAACAGACAGCAAACAGGACTCCGCCTACCACGAAACCAACGATGAGCAACAGGCTTGCCATCCTGCGTAGTTCTGCAGTCTGCTGGGTGATGTCTTTCATGATCACGAGACTGCCAACCTGTTGATCGCCGGCGTCCATTAGGGGCATGATCCCACCATGATACATTTTTCCGGTTGATGAATCTGTAAGTGAGATTTGTGTGTTTTCTGTTTTGCCGGAGTCAATTTGGGATAACAATTTTTGGGGGACTGATCCGATTGTCTTATCGAT
This genomic interval from Gimesia alba contains the following:
- the pth gene encoding aminoacyl-tRNA hydrolase, whose protein sequence is MFDGLTGGAVKVVVGLGNPGKQYERTRHNVGFDVLSQLAEWHSVSGWKSQFEAEVGEFSFAGEKVLLVAPQTFMNLSGRSVAALVKFFKLPSTDVVVVCDDMNLPVGRLRMRGSGSAGGQKGLQDIIQKLGTQDVPRLRIGVGRPPAGFPAADYVLGRFRSKKDLELIPQAVEAAAKGVECWVQSGLEIAMNQVNAPEG
- the ssb gene encoding single-stranded DNA-binding protein, translated to MASFNKVILVGNLTRDPQVRYTPGGSAVAEIGLAVNRSWFDKNSNSRKEETTFVDVTLWGRTAEVASEYLTKGRSVLIEGRLQLDQWDDKESGQKRSKLKVVGENMTMLGGRGESGGGGGAPSGGGGYASRGNAPSQGGASSAADSFYDNAPGGGVPDDDVPF
- a CDS encoding 50S ribosomal protein L25: MSDDFVLPKISAFKRDKLGSIESRRIRRAGRVPAVVYGHEQEPAHVSVEDHDLQNLIKNRERVFEIDVDGQVEETMLRDLQWDTFGTQVLHVDLIRINASERVTVEVPVRLRGTSPGVVSGGILEQPLHTLELDCLAHNIPDDLPVRINALEIGDAIHVSDVEVPRGSKIHNEGDQVVVHVLAPKGEEEEAAEEAAAEAPEAAAE
- the rpsF gene encoding 30S ribosomal protein S6, with the protein product MVNYEGMFLLDSGKFAADHEGTIAHLMEILEKAGAEIVAHRPWQDGKLAYEIEGHMKGLHYLVYFTMPGSGMEVITRSCHLSDIVIRQLVIKQPQTLFDAMVTAIDPSSAPEAVEESDNSETAEVDADYDAIDDDDED
- a CDS encoding HDOD domain-containing protein, with amino-acid sequence MIRTEPKIDNTDEFPFIVESSFHKIKNIATLPAVAHQIMNLVADPESTTDDLRKVIVNDPALSACILKVVNSSYYGFPQQIGSIDRAIVRLGLNAIKNIAIATSLNKVFKSNRIGTDFDPCDLWTHSVAVAICAREISVRSEIGEPDEVFLAGLIHDIGIMVEMQANHQEFVEIIGIVSHEQNTTFRQAEEQVLGATHELFGAFICREWKFPPQFEHVARYHHHPMQLPQTDRNLPAIVHVADILAAQIHEGYTRTVESESIAPEILSILNLSESDIETLGESLRDSIHEAHQLLGG
- the dnaB gene encoding replicative DNA helicase, encoding MSVAGKGNFRRPKQESVEELFGKVPPQNLDAEKAVLGSILLDNIVIDDLVQIVKANHFYSDKNARIFSAILRLHDAGVRGIDAVTIAEELDSKGELAEAGDVLYLHEILESVPHAAHAEYYAKIVRDKSVQRTLIHSCTEIIRESYAPQGDTLDVLNKAEQSIFSILEQQGEGDKIEIKDILMDAFDRIHERSQMDGMLTGLTTGFIDLDTQINGFQPSELIILAARPSMGKTALVCNFAEAAADDGGTATIIFSLEQSKLELAERLLCIRSGVNGHSLRAGDLEDDERHRLMEASSEISEMPLFIDDKPGRTIQEISAICRRLKRLSNLGLIIIDYLQLIEPEDKTMPREQQIAQITRRLKGLCKELNVPIIALAQLNRGVELREDKRPRLADLRESGAIEQDADLIMFLHRPDKYDPEDSPGLAEVVVAKHRSGPTGIINLTWKASSMRFANYANMDVPEGGYMGDGGGFG
- a CDS encoding PQQ-binding-like beta-propeller repeat protein; translated protein: MHSIILNRTIVLIVITCLMMPSTINLQADEKEKKDPFQPNAQQQAQPQNPLNPLKKIIQGWFGGPKPAPGQPAKIPVTKKNPGYYRFPQDLEQERRFKTVRKLIADQQWNAARDKLQLMLENSLNLPIHVSGERALITDRELIYQLLELLPVEQREQFNRQYEALAEKLLNDARENHSPPENYAEIATRFSGTQAGMQAMNFLMSYHLERGEFGLAEQYLQRLLNSNTSITETSQWKTKAAFIFKQTGKESLIAELFHSARDASLGEKPISIGGSVEAPKSWLSQQQDLNLTANLLLDEWPMLFGSPSHAARAKHADPLLIPRWSYPLTSNLSIQSQLKLIQEDLASSGRATIPALPPLATQGKIVFRTLKGIQVLDALTGAPLWESTLEHSPEESFIAAQLKGLNTPQARGLFDPTPEDQSFPVYNGTNPDKHALTSLIYRNANWGSQSCDGRQLYVLENMRLNLGGTSLSRNLNRFRRNLRRGEDVADSWSSNQIVAYDLQTGQQKWKIGGTQFDEPFDLPLAGTFFMGAPTPSDNELYIVGERDREIRLYALNPQTGEELWSQQIGNPDQDIAQDMVRRWWIAPVAIDQGVIVCPTTIGLVTAIDRLNHSVLWSTQYVTDGSNSSNQRFNRIRQTSIEELNQRWCPSAPVISGNKVVYTPPDSETLVCLDLITGSPCWAKRAKETSLYLAGVVDDRILLVGTNSATAISLKTGKTEWNTAFQASAGAPSGQAVIADQRLHIPLQSGQIWTLDVKSGKVINKLFNETHDQPLGNLIIQNGQFLSLSATGLVSYEQKQSFEAKIASIKQQKTQAPLALLKESEMLMMSHSYPEALLKLQQIDQKQLPAQYRNQLQKLTINCLSSLIRSDFQKHDDLVEQLKQQVRSESEQIELQRLLFERYAAKEQFSDAIALLMELALIPEETYFQTAATETQIDSWIAGQATDLWKQATPTDREQFSLQIEQRVQQVLSLKQRQQERFLQQFGFHQATLPVLQKVIAASMNSGQFYETELWLTRLVKQNQPQLAAQGLARMAELCLKFQLNQDAKYYLERLAEYDPHLQVTENQTLQQFLKQKQQASLTNLERDQQKTWRPQQLTLIVGKPSRYYSAREFILNTSDSSLPFFQNRTLIVDPKQNRLTIFTPDRKHLIWSTPLRSSDLNRSSGFNESEVVGHNLILQHRDMLHCFDLVGQKLIWSQRLEKKQTNRYHSNAYQLTPASMESVSTLVHRHHPSIAVRNVGMIAAANADYTCFYSRRKIILVDTRTGKIRWTHENVDNETRVLGDDHLIYLVTRDRITKKVLRVSDGQPVPLSQVGDDLQHAIYQGETAFVSISSPNDKKRPGQKPGHTAVYRFHSQSKEQNWSIDFPPDSQFGLFNQHYLSVLTPKGEITIVDLRTGKKSSLESLTQAELKNHKKFYLVTDHDYIYLVGHTQTHNSISVNVPAIPINGKLYVYDRQTGKRLWNQEVKKQHLVLNQQNLLPVILLVSREYRQIGNRHTSIFSLQALNKQSGKNLLTWEAPVDSNIRAINTDQQQKMIEILTYGARIRLYDADELAVRHPEIHPVPEPPPKKN
- the rplI gene encoding 50S ribosomal protein L9, which codes for MVRKQRNTSVVGSSKSSIEVLLAEKVDSLGDQGDIVRVKPGYARNFLLPYGLATIATEHNKWMVVQHQKRMAELEKDRLKSLKGLADKLSKHSVTMEANANEDGHLYGSIVAVDISKSLKEGGFEIPADSIRLEGPLKELGMYTVKLQLHDKVKTEVKVWVVPTAEKS